A stretch of DNA from Dokdonia sp. PRO95:
GTCGTTAGGATTGATGTTTGAAAGTTTATCAGATTGCTCAGTAATGGCTCCAAAAATCTCCACACGTTTAATGGAATCTATCCCTAGATCTGCTTCCATATCCATGCTCAGTTCTAGCATTTCTGCAGGATATCCTGTTTTATCTGCTACTACGCTTAACATAAGGTCTAGCATTTCTGAATTTCCAGCGATTTGTGTCGTTTGTGCTAATGGGGCAGCAACAGGAGCTGCGACTACTTCCTTTACTGTAGGAGAAACAGGAACTGTTGTTGCACTTATTCCAGCTTTTACAGAGATATAATCTACAATTTCTTGTAATGTTCTAAGCTCTGTTAAGTCGTTAGGGTTGATGTTTGAAAGTTTATCAGATTGTTCCGTAATAGCTCCAAAAATCTCCACACGTTTGATGGAATCAATTCCTAAATCTGCTTCCATATCCATGCTTAGTTCTAACATCTCTGCAGGATACCCTGTTTTATCTGCTACAACGCTAAGCATAAGATCAAGCATTTCTGAATTTCCAGCGATTGGTGTCGTTTGTGGTAATGGGGTAGCAACAGGAGCTGCGACTACTTCCTTTACTGTAGGAGAAACTGGAGCTGCTGTTGCACTTATTCCTGCTTTTGCAGAGATATAATCTACAATTTCTTGTAGTGTTCTAAGCTCTGTTAAGTCGTTAGGGTTGATGTTTGAAAGTTTATCAGATTGTTCCGTAATAGCTCCAAAAATCTCCACACGTTTGATGGAATCAATTCCTAGATCTGCTTCCATATCCATGCTTAGTTCTAGCATTTCTGCAGGATACCCTGTTTTATCTGCTACAACGCTAAGCATGAGATCAAGCATTTCTGAATTCTCCAGTGCAGGAGCCGTAGATTGAACAGGAGTTTGTGTTACTTGAATTTCTGTTTCTTCAGGTTGAGATACTGAAGCCGCAGTTGCCACAGGATCCGATTGTGTTTTCATGTCACTTTTTCCCGAAAGGGTATTTTCTGATAGCAAGGCAATTAACTGTGCCGTTTGTTTGTTTTGCTCCGTTAAAATATTTTGGAACATATCTAATGCTTTTGATTGATTTTCTTTAATACCTTCAACAGCACTTTTAATTACATCTATCATCATATTTTCTTCTGTGTCTTGTTCTGAATTAACTTGGTTTAAAGTGGTAGGAACTTCCTTTACCACCTCCTTTATAACTTCTACGGTTTTAATAATTTCTGTAGATCCACTTACTTTAAACCCATTATTTAAAACGTCTTTATATTGTTTTTGAGTTGCTGGACTCACATAATTATTTCCCGATATTTTCACAGCTATTTTAGGCTGTTTTGCTGGTTCCATAGCTGCTCGTGCGTTCTTGTCTATATCACCTAATGTACAACCCAGTACTTGTAATTGTATGGCAGCTTCTCTAATCTGTAAATCACTGTTTTGACTAGACTTAGGATTAGTAGCTATCGCATAATGTTCCTTGTCTGAAAGGATGTCTTTTACGAGATTAGTAAGAATAGATTTAGGTCCAAATTCAACAAAAACTCTAGCCCCAGCAGCATACATATTTTCAATCTCGCTCTTGAAGTCAACTGAATTTAAAATATGCTGTCCTAAAATTTTCTTAATCTCAATTGGATCAGTTGGATAAGAATTTCCAGTAGAATTTGAGTATACCGGAATGGCAGGGCTATTAAATTTTATATTCTCTATGCTTTCTTCAAAAGGCTTTTGTGCATGACCCACACAGTCTGTATGGAATGCAGCAGAAACAGGTAATACAATCGAGCGGTATTTTTTACTATCTAATAATGTCTTAGCTTTAGTAATACCTTCTGTGGTGCCTCCTAATACGATTTGACTCGACGAGTTGATATTGGCAATAGAGACATCTGGTATAGCGGTAATCAATGGTTCGATTTCTGAAGCCGAAGCTTTTACAGCTAGCATTGTACCCGCGTCACCACTTGTATTATTCCTTGCCATAGCTTTACCACGTGCGATAGCAAGTGCTATATAATCATCTTGACTTATAACTCCAGAAGCACAAAGAGCTGTGAGTTCACCAAAACTATGACCAGCGACCATATCACTTACAAAACCGGCATCTTTGAACACGTTATAGTACCCTAAACTAATAGCTCCGATTGCGGGTTGTGCAAACTCGGTATTTGTAATATTCTTTTCTAAAATAGCTTTGTCCTCCTCTGTAAATACAGGTTTTGGATATATTTTATTAGCTAGATCATATCCTTTTTTGGCATCAAAAGCTGCTATTGTTTGTTGTATGCTATCAAAGCTACTTGTCGCTTCATTTGCCATATTTACATACTGAGCCCCTTGACCAGAAAATAACGATGCGATTTTTGTAGTGCTGTTAATTCCATTAGGTCTAAAGAAAATACCTTTAGGATGAGACCAAGTCTCTTTGTTGTTTTCTAGCTGTGTTACTGCTATTTCCAATTTAGAAATGCAGTCTTTCAGGCTTTCTGCTACAAAGCCTACACGAGCTTCGTTTTGATTTGCAATACCTGCTTTAGAAGCTTGTTTTAAGTTATGAAAAGCAGCACTTGATTCACTTGAAGACAATGCAGTAATTTCACCCTTAATAATCGTTAGTAGGTCGCTTGTGTTATTTGCCTTTATAAAAATACTGTGGAAGGACTGGTGCATTCTATCATTAAATGAGGCTTTCTTTTCATATTCTTCCATGGCAAAATGAACGTTTACACCACCAAACCCAAAAGCAGACAATCCCGCTCTACGGGGAACACCATTTTTAAACCAAGGTCGTGTTTCAGAGTTGACATAGAAAGGCGAATTTTCAATCCCAAATTTGTTATGTGGCTTGGTTACATTAATCGTTCCCGGAAGTACTTTATGATACAGAGCCAAGGCTGCTTTTATCATTCCTGCTGCACCAGCTGCAGCTTTTGTATGACCTATTTGCGATTTTACAGAACCGATAGCAATATGATTTTTTGAAGAATTATTCTTCCCAAAAACAATGGACATAGATTCAAATTCGGCTGCATCACCAGCACCGGTTGCAGTCCCGTGCCCTTCAATTAATTTAACGGTAGATGCGTCATAACCTGCCTCATCATAAGCTCTTTGCATCGCTAGCGCTTGTCCTTGAGGGCGAGGCGCATAAACCGATTTATAACGACCGTCACTAGAAGAACCTACACCAGTAAGTAAACCATAAATTCTATCTCCATCACGCTCTGCATCCTCTAATCTTTTTAAGACTAACATTCCAACACCTTCTCCAATCAACATGCCATCAGAATCGGTGTCAAAAGGGCGAATACTTCCCTTACGAGAGAATGCTGGCGTTTTAGAAAAAGACATGTACATAAAAGGAGAATTGTCTGTGTCGACTCCTCCGGTTAACATCATGTCACATCTTCCTTCTATTAATTCAGAAACAGCCATTTTTACAGCTGAAAGTGATGCAGCACAAGCAGCATCTACCACGGAGTTGATGCCTCCTAAATCAAAACGATTTGTGATGCGACCAGAAATGACATTACCTAGCATTCCTGGGAAAGAATTTTCATTCCAGCCTATGTATGCTTTCTTCATTTTATCCACAATATGCGGTATATCTGTATCTGAGATACCACTGCTTCTTAAAGCAGCTTCCCAGATAGGAGCTTGCAATCTAGAGGTAAGTGGAGTGATTAGTTTTTGTCCACCACCTACACCGAGAATAACCCCTGTTTTTTCCTTTAGTAATGCTGTAAATTTTTCTGACTCTCTGCCATATCCAGCATCCTCAAAAGCATCTCTAGCGGCTATTAAAGCAAGAAGCTGTGAGGCATCTGTAACTTCCAAAATGTTAGGAGGTAACCCAAATTCAATTGGATTAAAGTCTACATCTGGAATAAACCCCCCTTTTTTACAATAAGTCTTATCTGCAGCCATGGGATCTGCATCATAGTAATCATCAATATTCCAGCGAGATTCTGGAACGTCAACAATGCTATCTTTTTGACTAATAATATTGTTCCAAAACTGTTCTACATTGATGGCATCTGCAAACATGGCTGATAGACCAATGATTGCTACAGGTGTTTTCTTAAGCGAACTATTAATAGTATCCATATCTTTAGTCTATATTTAAATAAAGGTGCTTGTGCTTTTCAACTTCAACAAGACCTTTGTCAGTACATAACCCTCTTAAGTAAGCAACCATAATACCTTCGGTGAGCCTAGCTTTAGAATAATGTTTAGATGGGAAAATCTTTGTGTTATTGCATAATTTTAAAAGAGTTTGAACGGTGGCCATTGTTACCTCTGGATCCAAGTCTTTTCTGAAAAACCCATCTTTTACACCCCATTTAGATAAATAGAGTAACTCTCTAAAAGCGAATTCTGCATTTTTCTTATAAGAGTCTTTTAAGATGCTAGGGTAATATTTTAATACTTCTTTATAAAAGTGAGCATTACTATAATTTGCTCTTATTAAAATTTGTTGCTGAATCATTCCCATAGCTTCAATAGCAGAGCTAGAGCTATTAATGATATCATCGTTCTTGGTTCTTATACTAGCCAGATATTGTTCTACACAGGCTTGCATTAAATCAGTTTTATCGATAAAATGATTGTAAATGGTACGTTTAGAGGTACTCAATTCCTTGCTGATATCTGCTATGGTAACAGCCTTAACTCCATTTTTTAAGTACAATTGAGTGGTTATCTCTATAATGTGTTCCTTGGTAATCATATTGTTTTCCTAAATTTGGCCAACTGGTACCGAGTAGGTTCTTGTTGGTACCACAAAAAACGGAATTATAAATGAGACTCATAGGCATTTAATCATAAATGTTTTTCAATTGCACTAAAATGAAAGAAATTTGGATTGTTTGTTTGTCGAAGGAGCTTAAAAAATATACCGATGATCAATTATTGAAATATTTGCCTGATTCTATTGTAAATAGGGCTCTTAGGTATTTAGATAGAGGTGATTTTTTAAGCTTTGTCACTGGAAGGTTACTGTTGAGAAAAGCCATTTTAGCAAGTGAATATTCAAAATTTTCGATAGAAGATATTACCTATTCTGAGAATGGAAAACCCAGTATTGATGGCTTTAATTTTTCAATTTCGC
This window harbors:
- a CDS encoding type I polyketide synthase, producing MDTINSSLKKTPVAIIGLSAMFADAINVEQFWNNIISQKDSIVDVPESRWNIDDYYDADPMAADKTYCKKGGFIPDVDFNPIEFGLPPNILEVTDASQLLALIAARDAFEDAGYGRESEKFTALLKEKTGVILGVGGGQKLITPLTSRLQAPIWEAALRSSGISDTDIPHIVDKMKKAYIGWNENSFPGMLGNVISGRITNRFDLGGINSVVDAACAASLSAVKMAVSELIEGRCDMMLTGGVDTDNSPFMYMSFSKTPAFSRKGSIRPFDTDSDGMLIGEGVGMLVLKRLEDAERDGDRIYGLLTGVGSSSDGRYKSVYAPRPQGQALAMQRAYDEAGYDASTVKLIEGHGTATGAGDAAEFESMSIVFGKNNSSKNHIAIGSVKSQIGHTKAAAGAAGMIKAALALYHKVLPGTINVTKPHNKFGIENSPFYVNSETRPWFKNGVPRRAGLSAFGFGGVNVHFAMEEYEKKASFNDRMHQSFHSIFIKANNTSDLLTIIKGEITALSSSESSAAFHNLKQASKAGIANQNEARVGFVAESLKDCISKLEIAVTQLENNKETWSHPKGIFFRPNGINSTTKIASLFSGQGAQYVNMANEATSSFDSIQQTIAAFDAKKGYDLANKIYPKPVFTEEDKAILEKNITNTEFAQPAIGAISLGYYNVFKDAGFVSDMVAGHSFGELTALCASGVISQDDYIALAIARGKAMARNNTSGDAGTMLAVKASASEIEPLITAIPDVSIANINSSSQIVLGGTTEGITKAKTLLDSKKYRSIVLPVSAAFHTDCVGHAQKPFEESIENIKFNSPAIPVYSNSTGNSYPTDPIEIKKILGQHILNSVDFKSEIENMYAAGARVFVEFGPKSILTNLVKDILSDKEHYAIATNPKSSQNSDLQIREAAIQLQVLGCTLGDIDKNARAAMEPAKQPKIAVKISGNNYVSPATQKQYKDVLNNGFKVSGSTEIIKTVEVIKEVVKEVPTTLNQVNSEQDTEENMMIDVIKSAVEGIKENQSKALDMFQNILTEQNKQTAQLIALLSENTLSGKSDMKTQSDPVATAASVSQPEETEIQVTQTPVQSTAPALENSEMLDLMLSVVADKTGYPAEMLELSMDMEADLGIDSIKRVEIFGAITEQSDKLSNINPNDLTELRTLQEIVDYISAKAGISATAAPVSPTVKEVVAAPVATPLPQTTPIAGNSEMLDLMLSVVADKTGYPAEMLELSMDMEADLGIDSIKRVEIFGAITEQSDKLSNINPNDLTELRTLQEIVDYISVKAGISATTVPVSPTVKEVVAAPVAAPLAQTTQIAGNSEMLDLMLSVVADKTGYPAEMLELSMDMEADLGIDSIKRVEIFGAITEQSDKLSNINPNDLTELRTLQEIVDYISAKAGISTRDTPVEASVTASQEVVGTDLFSTPIVETTAATEGNSEMLDLMLSVVADKTGYPAEMLELSMDMEADLGIDSIKRVEIFGAITEQSDKLSNINPNDLTELRTLQEIVDYISAKAGISSKKKSLSLA
- a CDS encoding TetR/AcrR family transcriptional regulator, whose amino-acid sequence is MITKEHIIEITTQLYLKNGVKAVTIADISKELSTSKRTIYNHFIDKTDLMQACVEQYLASIRTKNDDIINSSSSAIEAMGMIQQQILIRANYSNAHFYKEVLKYYPSILKDSYKKNAEFAFRELLYLSKWGVKDGFFRKDLDPEVTMATVQTLLKLCNNTKIFPSKHYSKARLTEGIMVAYLRGLCTDKGLVEVEKHKHLYLNID